From Elusimicrobiota bacterium, a single genomic window includes:
- the glyS gene encoding glycine--tRNA ligase subunit beta, with protein sequence MSKDVLLEIGTEEIPARYLPNAVEQLKTLAANELKSARLDYKKITVWATLRRLVLLIDDISEQQALLETEIAGPTEEVAFINGEPTPAAIGFAKKYNVDIAKLIVKNGKVWITKKEPSLKTENVLPEVFVKIISSLSFQKSMVWENSQFRFVRPIRWILAIYDRKIIKFQIADVKSSNYTYIRYFKKIKVSEPKKYETLLRNKSIIVNQSDRLTALKKSVYSQLENICGVLQTEEIFDTINNLVEFPTAILCKFDEKFLHLPEEVIINTIKKQNNFAVFEENKNTKTKKVLTYFVAVKDGISTNLDTIKEGYEKVISARLEDAEFYFRNDTKTKLETKVEKLKGIVFQEKLGTLYDKNVRIQKLSNWLSLLLSISPSLHLSNVERICLLCKADLATEMVSEFPELQGIYGKICVLKDGENKTIADAIEQHWWPINYDAKLPEIPEASIISIADKIDTLVGDFSLGIIPTGSADPYGLRRFAFGIIRIAIEQKLSFSLRELMIQAISNLPFKVDDRIKILSQLDEFIKQRLSTYLKEKNILPDEIDAVFSSRLDDILDTYNRAVAVNSIRSQPDFEPIATSFKRISNILKQAEKSEVGSRKLEVKEDLLKEPEEKELYKKFLDTKNKINNLLKNGDYTAILDEFVSLRKPIDSFFDKILIMDKNEKIKNNRLSLLLNIYSQFIKIADFSKIVVEKISAI encoded by the coding sequence ATGAGCAAGGATGTTTTATTAGAAATAGGGACGGAAGAAATTCCAGCGCGGTATCTGCCAAACGCTGTTGAACAGTTAAAAACATTGGCAGCGAACGAACTGAAATCAGCACGATTGGACTACAAAAAAATCACTGTCTGGGCGACATTGCGGCGGTTGGTTTTACTTATTGATGATATCAGCGAGCAACAGGCGCTACTTGAAACGGAAATTGCAGGACCAACCGAAGAAGTAGCTTTTATTAACGGTGAACCGACACCTGCAGCAATCGGTTTTGCAAAAAAATATAATGTTGATATCGCTAAACTTATTGTCAAAAATGGGAAAGTTTGGATAACGAAAAAAGAACCATCACTAAAAACCGAGAATGTACTACCTGAAGTTTTTGTAAAAATTATTTCGTCATTATCATTCCAAAAATCAATGGTTTGGGAAAACTCGCAATTCCGTTTTGTCCGTCCTATTAGATGGATTTTAGCGATTTACGATAGAAAAATAATAAAATTTCAGATAGCGGATGTAAAATCGTCCAATTACACATATATTCGGTATTTTAAGAAAATAAAAGTTAGTGAGCCAAAAAAATACGAAACACTTTTAAGAAACAAAAGTATTATTGTAAACCAATCAGACCGTCTAACTGCATTAAAAAAAAGTGTATATTCGCAGTTAGAAAATATATGCGGTGTTTTACAAACCGAAGAAATTTTTGATACCATTAATAATCTTGTAGAATTCCCGACGGCAATCCTGTGTAAATTTGACGAGAAGTTCCTGCACTTGCCCGAAGAAGTAATTATCAATACAATAAAAAAGCAAAATAATTTCGCTGTTTTTGAAGAGAATAAAAATACCAAAACAAAAAAGGTTCTTACATATTTTGTCGCAGTTAAAGACGGCATTTCAACTAATCTTGATACTATTAAAGAAGGTTATGAGAAAGTAATTTCCGCCCGGCTTGAAGATGCCGAATTCTATTTTAGGAATGATACAAAAACAAAATTGGAAACAAAAGTTGAAAAGTTGAAAGGAATTGTATTTCAGGAAAAACTGGGGACGCTTTACGACAAAAATGTGAGAATTCAAAAATTATCAAACTGGCTTTCTCTCCTGCTCTCCATCTCTCCATCTCTCCATCTTTCTAATGTTGAACGCATTTGTCTTCTGTGCAAAGCCGATTTAGCAACTGAAATGGTTTCTGAATTCCCGGAACTCCAGGGTATTTACGGCAAAATTTGTGTATTAAAAGACGGAGAAAACAAGACAATCGCAGACGCCATAGAACAGCACTGGTGGCCTATAAATTACGATGCTAAACTGCCTGAGATACCTGAAGCATCAATTATTTCTATTGCTGATAAAATTGATACACTTGTTGGTGATTTCTCGCTCGGCATAATACCTACTGGTTCAGCAGACCCTTACGGGTTGAGACGATTTGCGTTTGGAATTATTCGGATAGCAATTGAACAAAAACTTTCGTTTTCGTTACGTGAGTTGATGATTCAAGCAATATCAAATTTGCCGTTCAAAGTAGATGACCGAATAAAAATACTCTCGCAACTTGACGAATTTATCAAACAGCGGCTTTCCACATATCTTAAAGAAAAAAATATCCTGCCTGATGAAATTGATGCTGTGTTTTCCAGCCGGCTTGATGATATTCTTGATACATATAATCGTGCTGTAGCGGTGAACTCAATAAGGAGCCAGCCGGATTTTGAACCGATTGCGACTTCTTTTAAGAGAATAAGTAACATATTGAAACAGGCGGAAAAGTCGGAAGTCGGAAGTCGGAAGTTGGAAGTAAAAGAAGATCTCTTGAAAGAGCCCGAAGAAAAAGAGTTGTATAAAAAATTTTTGGACACAAAAAACAAAATTAACAATTTACTTAAAAATGGCGATTACACGGCGATACTTGATGAA
- a CDS encoding glycine--tRNA ligase subunit alpha, translating to MDFQEIIFTLTKFWAKQGCVVVQPYDLEKGAGTFNPATFLRCLGEKPWAAAYVEPSRRPTDGRYGENPNRLQHYYQYQVVIKPSPKNIQKMYLSSLKAIGLNPEKHDIKFVEDDWESPTLGASGLGWEVWCDGMEITQFTYFQQMAGIELNPITVELTYGLERIAMYIQKKKSVYEIMWNDELTYSEIHLENEKQFSRYNFEEADVELLKKHFDEYEKECKHLLTLGLVLPAYDFVMKCSHIFNLLDARRAIATSQRVSYITRVRNLASEVAKKYLKK from the coding sequence ATGGACTTTCAGGAAATTATTTTTACATTAACAAAATTCTGGGCTAAACAAGGCTGTGTAGTTGTCCAGCCATATGATTTAGAAAAAGGTGCCGGTACTTTCAACCCTGCGACATTTCTGCGATGTCTCGGTGAGAAACCCTGGGCGGCCGCATATGTGGAGCCATCTCGCCGGCCTACCGACGGAAGATACGGCGAGAATCCCAACCGGCTCCAGCACTATTATCAGTATCAGGTAGTAATAAAACCATCACCGAAAAATATCCAGAAAATGTATCTTTCTTCATTAAAAGCAATCGGACTTAACCCTGAAAAGCATGATATCAAATTTGTTGAAGATGACTGGGAAAGCCCTACCTTGGGTGCTTCGGGTCTCGGCTGGGAAGTGTGGTGCGACGGAATGGAGATAACACAGTTCACATATTTTCAGCAGATGGCAGGAATTGAATTAAATCCGATAACGGTTGAACTTACTTACGGGCTTGAACGAATCGCGATGTATATCCAAAAGAAGAAGTCCGTCTATGAAATTATGTGGAATGATGAACTGACATATAGCGAGATTCATCTTGAAAACGAAAAACAATTCTCAAGATATAATTTTGAGGAGGCAGATGTTGAACTCTTAAAGAAACATTTTGATGAATATGAAAAAGAATGTAAGCATTTGCTTACATTAGGTTTAGTGCTGCCTGCATATGATTTTGTTATGAAATGCTCGCATATATTTAATTTACTAGATGCCCGTCGTGCAATTGCCACAAGCCAGCGTGTCTCGTATATCACACGGGTTCGCAATTTGGCATCCGAAGTTGCAAAAAAATATTTAAAAAAATGA
- a CDS encoding ORF6N domain-containing protein: MKRIEKKILLVRGQKVMLSTDLAKLYGVEPRTLIQAVKRNIERFPYDFMFQLDNEEFKNLKSQFVISSWGGLRRAYPYAFTEQGVAMLSSVLSSRRAIQVNIGIMRVFANISKIISANKKFTDRINALECKVEKHDKKIRVIFKTIHSIPSAIPEAVLISPEKPFSNKKNFKDIIRSCRKYIYWVDKYFSEIGLELLSESVDFEKVKIIKILTSAEKVNEKLEKSFRDFKVELKNNDVICKLKVITDNKIRTSIHDRWLMSDNFCFNLPSTDTLARGQYSEIKKTLNRPPFAKWWNKSTDIIKG, encoded by the coding sequence ATGAAACGAATAGAAAAGAAAATACTTTTGGTCAGAGGACAAAAAGTAATGTTAAGTACCGATCTGGCAAAACTTTACGGGGTTGAACCTCGCACATTAATTCAGGCAGTAAAAAGAAATATAGAACGGTTCCCATATGATTTTATGTTTCAGTTGGACAATGAAGAGTTTAAAAACTTGAAATCACAATTTGTGATTTCAAGTTGGGGGGGATTACGTCGAGCATATCCATATGCTTTTACCGAGCAGGGTGTCGCGATGCTGTCCAGTGTACTGAGTAGCCGGCGAGCTATACAAGTAAATATCGGTATTATGCGAGTGTTCGCTAATATAAGTAAAATAATTTCTGCAAATAAAAAATTTACCGACAGAATAAATGCTCTTGAATGCAAAGTGGAAAAACACGATAAAAAAATCAGAGTAATATTTAAAACAATACATTCCATTCCATCTGCAATACCCGAAGCAGTGTTAATCTCCCCCGAAAAGCCATTCTCAAACAAGAAAAATTTCAAGGATATTATCAGGTCTTGCAGAAAATATATCTATTGGGTAGATAAATATTTTTCAGAAATTGGACTGGAATTGTTATCCGAATCCGTGGATTTTGAAAAAGTAAAAATCATAAAAATTTTGACCTCTGCCGAGAAAGTTAACGAAAAATTAGAAAAGTCATTCAGAGATTTCAAAGTAGAACTAAAAAATAATGATGTAATATGTAAATTGAAAGTGATAACGGATAATAAAATTAGAACGTCAATTCATGACAGATGGCTAATGTCAGATAATTTTTGTTTTAACTTACCGTCAACAGACACATTGGCAAGAGGACAATACAGCGAGATAAAAAAAACACTAAACAGACCCCCATTTGCAAAATGGTGGAACAAAAGCACCGATATTATTAAAGGGTGA
- the recO gene encoding DNA repair protein RecO, with amino-acid sequence MIHNVQAIVIKKNEFREYDRVLTLYTKEFGKIKALARSVKKPRAKLACVCELFVLSELRLFLREHSAFGKITGGVILDSNSFIRYNLEKFYEACYICEVMDALTPDRQPNAEKFFLLKNELSNINKNITNRKDYFVKELLQLTGFGVKKDVPIERILQEHLAYPLKSTGCHS; translated from the coding sequence ATGATTCACAATGTTCAAGCGATTGTTATCAAAAAAAATGAGTTCAGAGAATATGACCGAGTGTTAACACTTTATACAAAAGAGTTTGGAAAAATAAAAGCACTTGCGAGAAGTGTAAAAAAACCAAGAGCAAAACTTGCTTGTGTTTGCGAGCTTTTTGTTTTATCGGAACTGCGGCTTTTTTTAAGAGAACATTCAGCATTTGGAAAAATTACCGGTGGCGTAATACTTGACTCTAATTCATTTATCAGATATAATTTAGAAAAGTTTTATGAGGCGTGTTATATCTGCGAAGTGATGGACGCGTTAACGCCGGACCGTCAGCCGAATGCAGAAAAATTTTTTTTGTTGAAAAACGAACTATCAAACATTAACAAAAACATTACAAATAGAAAAGATTATTTTGTCAAAGAACTCTTACAACTTACGGGTTTCGGTGTAAAAAAAGATGTTCCAATAGAAAGAATTTTGCAAGAACACCTTGCCTATCCTCTGAAATCAACAGGGTGTCATTCGTGA